GTCGAGCTTTCCTTCACAGGGCAACACGGTCCATGTATAGCCCGTAGCGCCGTTAGCCCCGAGAACTACTGGAGTTTGGTTATGCCGGTCAGGCTTTCGTAAACCTGGCCATGCAGGACGAAAGGCCTTTCATCACCCTCGGGCAGTTTCTTAAACAGCAGTCAATCATCTCCACCGGAGGAGAAGCGAAAAGCTTTCTCTTGCTTAACTCCGTTGAAGTAAACGGAGAGAAGGAAACTAGACGCGGGAGAAAACTAAGAGTAAATGACTGCGTAACCATTAATGCCACTTCCTATGTCGTCAAGCACATATGAGAGTGCAGGAACTCCGCCTTACTTCTTTCCGTAACTACGTGCAAGAGAAAGTAGTCTTTTCGCCGCGTCTAAACTTCGTAGTCGGTAAAAACGGCGAAGGCAAGACA
The sequence above is a segment of the Selenomonadales bacterium genome. Coding sequences within it:
- a CDS encoding RNA-binding S4 domain-containing protein → MQDERPFITLGQFLKQQSIISTGGEAKSFLLLNSVEVNGEKETRRGRKLRVNDCVTINATSYVVKHI